The candidate division TA06 bacterium B3_TA06 sequence CGCCATGGGTTCATCGAACGAGAACTCGGCCTACGGCCCGGTGAGGAACCCTATGGATACAGAGAGGGTTGCTGGCGGCTCGTCCGGAGGATCGGCCGCAGCGGTGGCGTACGGTGGTGCGGTTGCCGCCCTTGGTTCTGATACCGGCGGCTCGGCCAGGCAGCCTGCGGCGTTCTGCGGACTGGTAGGGTTCAGACCCTCATACGGCAGGGTCTCAAGATACGGACTGGTGGCTTTCGCATCCAGTCTGGACCAGGTGTGTCCTATCACCCGAACGGTCCAGGATGCAGCGCTCATATATTCCATAATCGCCGGTCCTGATCCTTGCGACTCCACTACATATCCTGCCGAGCCTGAGGAGATGGACCTTGCCGGCGAGATACCTGAGGGAATAAAGGTCGGGTTGATCAAGGAGTGTTTTGACGATCTGGAAGACGAAAGGATGGGGGATGCGGTGCTTCGCTCGTTCAGGGAGGCGAGGGTAGAGTTGGTGGAGGTGAGCATACCTCTGGTAAGACTCAGCGTTGCCGGCTACCAGCTTTTGGCCATGGCCGAGGCCTCGTCCAATCTTGCAAGATACGACGGGATCAGATATGGAAGGAGAATCGAAAGGCTGGGCCTGCGTGAGACCTACTTTGCCACCCGTGGCGAGGGGTTTGGAGACGAGGTGACGCGCAGGATACTTATCGGGACGTTCGGACTTTCCGAGGGTTACATCGACGCCTACTACAACACCGCCTTGAGGTACAGAGCAGCGCTGGCTGCCGAATTTGAGGAAGCTTTCAAGAAAGTGGACTTCCTCCTCTCCCCCACCGCGCCGACACCTGCGTTCAAGCTGGGAGAGAAGATTGCAGATCCACTGGCCATGTATCTTTCGGATATCTTCACCGCACCCGCGGCCCTGGCAGCTTTGCCTGCGATCTCCATACCGGCAAAGGATAAGATAGATGGATTGCCTCTAGGTATTCAGATAACCGCGCCGCAGTGGCAGGATGCAAAACTTATGGAGTTTGCCCATGCAGTCGAAAGACTATGAGATAATAATAGGGCTGGAGGTTCACGCCCAGCTTGCCACCTCCTCAAAGATGTTCTGCCGGTGCGAGGTTGATGTGGACGCGGCTCCAAACACCAAGGTGTGTCCGATCTGCCTGGGGCTTCCAGGAATCCTGCCGCAAACCAATGATCAAGCAATCAAGCTGGGGATAAGGGCCGCACTTGCACTGGGATGCAAGATCAATCTCGAATCACGCTGGGCGCGTAAGCACTACTTCTCACCCGACCTGCCAAAGGGATATCAAATCACCCAGTACGAGCGCCCTCTGGCCACCGGAGGAGCACTGGAGCTTCCGGGGATGAACAGTAACGTGCGCATTCGAAGGCTGCATCTTGAGGAGGACGCGGGCAAACTCATTCATTCTTCACGCGAGACCCTGGTTGATTTCAACCGTTGCGGGGTGCCTCTGGCTGAGATCGTAACCGAACCGGACATCTCGAGCGTCGAGGAAGCGGACACCTATCTCAAGGAACTTAGATTGGTGCTTAGATCGCTTGGCGTCTCGGACGCTGAGATGGAGCGCGGGCACTTTCGATGCGAGCCGAACATCAGCGTTCGCCCCAGGGGCCAGGAGAAGCTGGGGGTGCGCTCGGAGATCAAGAATCTCAACAGCTTCAAGGCGGTGCGCGAGGGGATCCAGCGCGCGGTGAAAGACCAGATAGAGTGGTTGGAGCAAGGTGAGAAGATCGTGCAGACCACGTATCTGTGGGATGAGAAGCTAAGAGAACTCAAGCCGATGCGTGCCAAGGAGACCGCGGCCGACTACAGATATTTCCCAGAGCCCGACCTGCCGCCATTGATCCTTGCCGGATCGGAGATTGCCGAGATCAAATCAACCCTACCTGATCTTCCTGCGGTCAAGCGCAAGAAGCTGATCGAGGCGGGACTCTCAGAGCAGGATGCCGAGGTGCTTGTCGCCGAGCCTGAATGGGAGGATTATTTCCAGAAGCTGTTGGATGCGAGTGCTTCCATCAAAGAGGCATCGACCTGGCTCCTGAACGAGGCGCGGGGCATCATGGCCGAACGCAAGGAGACGCTTGCCGACTTCAAGGTACCGGTAAAGGAGTTGGCTTCACTCATTAAGTTGTTGAGGGATGGCAAGTTAACCCGCCCCGCGGCCAAGGACCTGCTTGCCGCCATGGCTGATAAGGGAAGAGGGGCAGCCGAGCTTATGGAGGAACTTGATCTGGGGAGCGTTTCAGACGAGGGACTTCTTGAGGAGACGGCAAGGAAGGTAATCGAGGAGAATCCGGATGTGGTCGAACGCTATCACAAAGGGAAGACAAACGTGATAGGCTTCCTTGTGGGCCAGTGCATGAAAAAGCTACGCGGCAAGGCCGACCCGAACGCCGTCCGGGAGATACTTTTGAAATCACTGCAGAAAAGTAAATGAACCCTAGATCTTAAGGAGGATCAAGTGACCCGCTACCAGAAGGGTATTCAGACCATAATCCATGACTGTCTCGGAACAAGTAAGGGAGAGCGGGCGATAGTTATCTGCGACAAACCCAAACGGAAGATAGGCGCAGACCTCTTTGATGCATTAGTCGGTGCCGGAGCCGAAGCGATTCTCTGCGAGATAATACCGCGCAAGCAGCACTCACAGGAGCCACCTAAATATGTGGCCGATCTCCTACGCTCAGCGGATGTATTCCTCATCCCAACCTCCAAGTCAATGACGCACACCCAGGCGCGGCGCAAGGCGGTCGCCAACGGTGCGCGCGGCGCGACCCTGCCAGACGTTACCGAGGAGATGATCGCACGAACCATGAGTGCGGACTACGCCGAGATCCACAAGCGCACCTTAAAGCTCGCCAGGATACTTGCCGGAGCAAAAAGGATTCACATCACCACCAAGAAGGGCACCGATGTGGAGATAGTGACTGAAGGCAGGAAATTCTGGCTGGATACCGGTGTGCTTACCAAACCCGGTGCGTTCTCCAACCTCCCTGCAGGAGAAGCATATATCGCAACTCTGGAGGGCAAAAGTTCAGGGGTCGTTGTATTTGATGCCAGCTTCGCAGGGATCGGAATGCTATCTGCGCCGATCACCATCCAGATCGAGAGGGGACGTGCAGCGAAGATCAAGGGTGATAGAGGTAAGCTCAGACGCATGTTGGACGCGGCAGGTTCCAAAGGCCGCAACCTGGCAGAGCTTGGTATAGGTACAAACGAGCGGGCCCGCATCACCGGCAACGTGCTCGAGGACGAGAAGGTGATGGGCACCATCCATCTTGCCTTCGGGGATAACTCAACCTTCGGCGGCAAGGTCAAGGTTGACGTGCACCTCGACGGGCTGATACTTAAGCCCACCGTGGTAGCGGACGGCCGCGAGATCATGAAGAATGGTCGCCTACTCGCTTAGGCTGCTTGCGCTTCTGCTACTTCTGGGAGCAGGAGAGGGCCGCATACGACGCATCCGGTTCAAGGGGAACCACCACTTCTCCAACTCAAGACTCAGCAACATACTCTATACTAGCCGCAACGAACTGTATAGCCCCCCCATGGTAGTAGCCGATTCGGCGGAACTTGTAAGGTTCTATCGCAACCAGGGATTTCCCCGCGTTGAGGTTGAACCACGGTATCTCGCATCCAGAAACAAACTTATCTACCATATAAAGGAAGGCGACAGGCTCAAGATCAAAAGCATCAGGATCATAGGAGCCTCGGCAAGCGACGAAAATGCTATCCTTGCTAAGATTCCCCTCAAGAAAAAATCTCCGTTTACACTGTTTGGACAACAGGAAACCGAGCGCATCATCAAACGTTACTACAAGGACCGCAGCTACCCCTACGTGGTGGTTAATATGGATACCACAACGCAGGGGACCGAGATAGAACTAACCTTGAGTGTGGTTCCTGGAAAGCGTGCGTGGATCTCAAGCATCAGCTTCAGCGGTGTTGCCCCATCCGAGGTAAATCCAGACTTTCTCCTGCGTACAACCAGACTAAAAGCGGGTGAGCGCTACTCGGCCGCAAGGCTTGACCGAGCCAGTCGGCTTCTCTACTCAACCAGTCTGTTCTCGCGTGTCAGGATGAACCTTCTAACGGTCTCCTCCGGACGCGAGGATTCCCTTGATGTAGTCTTCCAACTTACCCCGACCAAGACGCACGCCGTGCTTGTAGGCGGCGGTGTTCAGACGGCTGAAAATGAGTTCATACCTGACAGGCTTCTTCTTTCCCTCGGTTGGGAGCATCTCAATATCTTCCACCGCGGCGTAACCTTATCAAGCGAGGTAACCCTAAGCCCGACCTTCCGAGGCGACTACGAGACTGGTTTTGAGATACGCAACCGCTATCCAAACATTCTGCCTTGGGGACTGGCACTTGCCCTTTCACCCTACTGGAAGCACCGCCTTAACCGCGACACGATTAACATCTTTACTCACACCCTGGGGGGAGAAGCGGGGATCGAGAAGGATTTCTCTGATAAACTGAGGGTGGGTCTCTCGGCGCAGGCCAAAC is a genomic window containing:
- a CDS encoding Asp-tRNA(Asn)/Glu-tRNA(Gln) amidotransferase GatCAB subunit A; this translates as MSKLPSIAELTLLLAREERKATEIIEEIKGNIGRKESEANAYINLFLDEVLAQAKQLDASGSKPDEEKPLAGIPIAIKDNICVSGKPCTCASRILEGFIAPYDATVVARLKDAGAIIVGKTNLDEFAMGSSNENSAYGPVRNPMDTERVAGGSSGGSAAAVAYGGAVAALGSDTGGSARQPAAFCGLVGFRPSYGRVSRYGLVAFASSLDQVCPITRTVQDAALIYSIIAGPDPCDSTTYPAEPEEMDLAGEIPEGIKVGLIKECFDDLEDERMGDAVLRSFREARVELVEVSIPLVRLSVAGYQLLAMAEASSNLARYDGIRYGRRIERLGLRETYFATRGEGFGDEVTRRILIGTFGLSEGYIDAYYNTALRYRAALAAEFEEAFKKVDFLLSPTAPTPAFKLGEKIADPLAMYLSDIFTAPAALAALPAISIPAKDKIDGLPLGIQITAPQWQDAKLMEFAHAVERL
- a CDS encoding Asp-tRNA(Asn)/Glu-tRNA(Gln) amidotransferase GatCAB subunit B — translated: MQNLWSLPMQSKDYEIIIGLEVHAQLATSSKMFCRCEVDVDAAPNTKVCPICLGLPGILPQTNDQAIKLGIRAALALGCKINLESRWARKHYFSPDLPKGYQITQYERPLATGGALELPGMNSNVRIRRLHLEEDAGKLIHSSRETLVDFNRCGVPLAEIVTEPDISSVEEADTYLKELRLVLRSLGVSDAEMERGHFRCEPNISVRPRGQEKLGVRSEIKNLNSFKAVREGIQRAVKDQIEWLEQGEKIVQTTYLWDEKLRELKPMRAKETAADYRYFPEPDLPPLILAGSEIAEIKSTLPDLPAVKRKKLIEAGLSEQDAEVLVAEPEWEDYFQKLLDASASIKEASTWLLNEARGIMAERKETLADFKVPVKELASLIKLLRDGKLTRPAAKDLLAAMADKGRGAAELMEELDLGSVSDEGLLEETARKVIEENPDVVERYHKGKTNVIGFLVGQCMKKLRGKADPNAVREILLKSLQKSK
- a CDS encoding leucyl aminopeptidase — encoded protein: MTRYQKGIQTIIHDCLGTSKGERAIVICDKPKRKIGADLFDALVGAGAEAILCEIIPRKQHSQEPPKYVADLLRSADVFLIPTSKSMTHTQARRKAVANGARGATLPDVTEEMIARTMSADYAEIHKRTLKLARILAGAKRIHITTKKGTDVEIVTEGRKFWLDTGVLTKPGAFSNLPAGEAYIATLEGKSSGVVVFDASFAGIGMLSAPITIQIERGRAAKIKGDRGKLRRMLDAAGSKGRNLAELGIGTNERARITGNVLEDEKVMGTIHLAFGDNSTFGGKVKVDVHLDGLILKPTVVADGREIMKNGRLLA